The Bdellovibrio bacteriovorus genome includes the window TTTCTCTGCACTTTCTTTGGTCATCTTTTCATTCACGATCAATACGCCGTGATAGTTCTTACGAATGATCGGCGTGATGCTGTCGGGCCCTTCGTATTCACGAGTGAAGATAAAAGCCACTTTGCGTTTATCCAGTTCTTGAGCGGCATAAGCAAAAGTTTTTTCTGGGTTTGAATCCCCCATATCATGGGAATCACGGCGAGGTGCTAAATGCACGCCGACTTTATCAGCACCCCACACGGAAATCACCGCATCCGTGATTTCTAATAAAAACTTCGCGCGATTTTCAATCGAGCCTCCGTATTCATCGGTGCGATGATTGGTGCTGTCTTGTAAAAACTGATCAATCAAATAACCGTTGGCCGCGTGAAGTTCGACTCCATCAAAGCCCGCTTCTTTTGCGTTGGCGGCACCGATTTTATATTGTTGGACGATCTCTTTGACTTCGGCAGTTTCAAGAGCTCTCGGGGTCACATATTCCGTGATCGGTCTTACTAAGCTGACATGACCTTTAGGTTTAATCGCGGAAGGCGCCACAGGTTCTTTGCCATTTAAAAATACCGGATGAGAGATTCGTCCCACATGCCATAACTGCATAAAGATCAGACCGCCTTTTTTATGAACAGCCTCCGTGATTTTCTTCCAGCCTTGGACTTGTTCTTTGGACCAAATTCCGGGCGTGTGCGCATAGCCTACGCCCATCGGCGTCACCGCGGTGGCTTCAGTCAGAATCAAACCTGCCGATGCGCGTTGTTCATAGTACTTCACCATAAGATCGTTGGGGATGCGCCCTTCGCCGACCGCGCGCGAGCGCGTTAACGGGGCCATAACAAGTCTATTTTTAAGAGTGAGAGAACCTAGCTTTAAAGGATCAAACAATGTCGACATGAAAACTCCTGATGATCACTTAGATATCAAGGGTTCAGCTTAATTGCAACAGTTATTGTTACATTATAAACTCCCCTCCTGCCTGTTGACACATTACAGCTCCTTAAATTGCCGCATGATTAAGAACCCTATTAAAACTGTCCCCAAGTTTTAACTAACCATAAGGAGAGGTTTCATGAAGAAAATGGTTTTAGCAGCAATGTCGATGGCTTTATTGGGCTCAGTTTCTTACGCCAATGATTTTGTGACTGAAAATATCGACAACTCTTACGTCTATGAACAAGAAGAAGGCGCGATGTCTCCAGAAGCCATCGAAATGCTTTCACCAGATGGTATGCATGTTTTTGGCGCTACTGAAATTCAGAGCTGGCCACGCCGTCCGGGACCAGATCGTCCGGGTCGTCCAGGCCGCCCAGGTGGACCGGGTTATGGTCACCCAGGTCGTCCAGGCCCTCGTCCTCCACAATACGTGACTTGTTTTGCTCGCAACGCCCGTGGCGAAATGTTCCGTGCGACTGCCAACGATCCCCGTTGGGCTCAAAGAATGGCGATGGATAAATGCGAACGCTTCTCTCGCTTCTGCCGTCCTGCTGGCTGCCGATAATTTTTTGTCACTCAACAGAACGCAAAGGCTCTGATCTCTAGATCAGGGCCTTTTTACTATCAGGACCCCAGGCCGCGCCCTGCGACTTTTGCCTCGCCGCCTTTATGCAAATTACTAAAAAGCCCCATGAAGAAATCTTAACTGCGATATATCAGTTTTAAACCAAAAAGGCTCGTGGCACGTGGATCGCAAACCAGGATTTCGAACGAAAACAAAAACGTCTGAAACTTTTTTCAGCGAATTCATCGGAGAAAAAAAATGAACTTCAAAATATCTGCGCGAATTTTGCCTCTGTGCGTGTTTGCCACATTGGCCGCATGTTCTTCAAAACCAAAAATGGCGGACATTGACCCGTCGTCAAACCCAACCACCGAAATCACTCGCTTAGAAGCGGCTATCGCCGAGGGCCATGCAAAGCAGCTTGATGTCCTGGCAAGTGACGATTTTGAAAAAGCTCAAAAATATCTTAAAGAGGCTCAAGATGACTTAGCTTCTTCTCAAGATCAAAAAGAAATCTTGGGCGACGTGGCTCAAGCTCAGGCTTACCTAGATAAAGCGACTCAAACAGGCGAAGAAAGACGCGCCAAAGTATCGCAAATCATCGAAGCTCGTGAAAAATCATTGGCAGCTGGCGCCCGAAACTTCCCAAGAACAAAAGAGGCCCTTAAAGATATCGATGATGACCTTCGTTCGGAAGCAAAAAAACTTGATAAACTTAAAGTCGACGAGATCGCGAAATTCCAACGTGATTATCTAAACCTTGAACTAGAATCTGTTTTAGAAACCCAATTGGGCGACAGCCGTGCACGTATTAAAGCTGCTGACGACGCAAAAGCGCGCAAATATTCTCCGAGCGCTCTAAAAACAGCGCAAGTAGACATGACGACGGCCGAAAATAAAATCCGCGCCAATCGCAACATGCCAGAAAATTTTTCTGCCGATGTCGCGAAATCGAAAGAGTCGGCATTGATGCTAACTTCCGTTCTTGCGGCGACCAAAAATGGAAAAGTCGATGAGGGCACGGCGACTCGTTTGGTAGAACAAGAACAAAAAATCAGTTCTTTAAATAAAAATCTAGAAAGCTCAGAGGCGACCAGCCAAGCTTTAGAAGGTCAAGTTTTGCAACAATCACAAAACATGGCGGCCCAAAATGCTCGTTTGCAAAAAGCCAACTCTGCGATCGCTTTGCAAAATTCGATTGCTCAAGCGCAAAAAAGTTTTAGCAAAGATGAAGCAGAAGTTTTTCAACAAGGAAATAACTTAGTCATTCGCCTTAAAAAAATGGAGTTCCCATCAGGCAC containing:
- a CDS encoding OmpA family protein, which produces MNFKISARILPLCVFATLAACSSKPKMADIDPSSNPTTEITRLEAAIAEGHAKQLDVLASDDFEKAQKYLKEAQDDLASSQDQKEILGDVAQAQAYLDKATQTGEERRAKVSQIIEAREKSLAAGARNFPRTKEALKDIDDDLRSEAKKLDKLKVDEIAKFQRDYLNLELESVLETQLGDSRARIKAADDAKARKYSPSALKTAQVDMTTAENKIRANRNMPENFSADVAKSKESALMLTSVLAATKNGKVDEGTATRLVEQEQKISSLNKNLESSEATSQALEGQVLQQSQNMAAQNARLQKANSAIALQNSIAQAQKSFSKDEAEVFQQGNNLVIRLKKMEFPSGTANLPESSMDLLAKVRDIAVDLKASQVVVEGHTDSTGTKAANMKLSQIRADSVAKYLENNGLEEAKVSAVGVGFDKPLTSNKTKEGRAQNRRVDVIVTPTTL
- a CDS encoding alkene reductase produces the protein MSTLFDPLKLGSLTLKNRLVMAPLTRSRAVGEGRIPNDLMVKYYEQRASAGLILTEATAVTPMGVGYAHTPGIWSKEQVQGWKKITEAVHKKGGLIFMQLWHVGRISHPVFLNGKEPVAPSAIKPKGHVSLVRPITEYVTPRALETAEVKEIVQQYKIGAANAKEAGFDGVELHAANGYLIDQFLQDSTNHRTDEYGGSIENRAKFLLEITDAVISVWGADKVGVHLAPRRDSHDMGDSNPEKTFAYAAQELDKRKVAFIFTREYEGPDSITPIIRKNYHGVLIVNEKMTKESAEKLISSKAADAVSFGKLFIANPDLPERFKQNAPLNEPQPQTFYAEGETGYTDYPFLKQ